A portion of the Diceros bicornis minor isolate mBicDic1 chromosome 20, mDicBic1.mat.cur, whole genome shotgun sequence genome contains these proteins:
- the LOC131418956 gene encoding uncharacterized protein LOC131418956: MVAPGAQVLLGVACAAFTPPSSVYSASVRGSRVASNLVTCPTPPSVSPPDSDPGTFFANCEDGPEVSLVPRSPQRRAGLTGTREGTRKRQAGGAGAVGRASSSGPREPVANCSVGLEKNPFSLACRPVAPVAVRAGMVENGLALRETRVTALKARSLWPLYLEQVGVDTHVSRCRGFLQGQTLRNVRNAAVGPRAVPGKRPLRRPRALWTRSVLGLPGRRGGGAASGLEVVRAGGEGALWPAAAASSLQQWPGRCPRPPTGGRRPCPGATYLFPGRFNSGKKENYASAFQ, encoded by the exons ATGGTGGCACCTGGGGCCCAGGTCCTCCTGGGGGTGGCGTGCGCGGCTTTCACTCCACCTTCCTCGGTCTACTCGGCCTCGGTGCGAGGCTCCCGCGTGGCCTCCAATCTGGTCACCTGCCCCACGCCGCCCAGCGTGTCCCCGCCGGACTCGGATCCGGGCACCTTCTTTGCGAACTGCGAGGACGGCCCTGAGGTGAGCCTTGTGCCCCGAAGTCCACAGCGGAGAGCCGG CCTCACTGGCACTCGGGAAGGGACCAGAAAGCGACAGGCTGGTGGCGCGGGCGCAGTCGGCAGAGCAAGTAGCTCAG GTCCAAGGGAACCAGTTGCAAACTGCAGTGTTGGGCTTGAGAAGAACCCATTCTCCTTGGCCTGCAGGCCTGTCGCTCCGG TTGCCGTCCGAGCTGGAATGGTAGAGAACGGTCTGGCACTCAGGGAAACCCGGGTAACTGCCTTGAAAGCACGATCACTT TGGCCGCTGTATTTGGAACAAGTCGGGGTGGACACGCACGTTTCAAGGTGCCGGGGTTTCCTGCAAGGCCAAACGCTGAGAAACGTCAGAAATGCGGCCGTGGGCCCGAGGGCCGTTCCCGGAAAGCGGCCGCTGCGTAGGCCGAGGGCTCTCTGGACGCGGTCCGTGCTGGGGCTCCCGGGCCGCCGGGGAGGCGGAGCAGCGAGCGGACTCGAAGTCGTGCGCGCGGGCGGCGAGGGGGCGCTGTGGCCCGCCGCTGCGGCCTCGTCCCTGCAGCAGTGGCCCGGGCGCTGTCCCCGGCCGCCGACGGGCGGCAGGCGCCCCTGCCCTGGCGCGACCTACCTCTTCCCAGGTCGCTTTAATTCggggaagaaggaaaattatgcTAGCGCATTTCAATAA